A segment of the Lycium barbarum isolate Lr01 chromosome 7, ASM1917538v2, whole genome shotgun sequence genome:
atgtattaaaaaaaaaaaagtttaaacgCACTTCAGTCCTTGGACTACTGTATCATATGGTGTGGAAGAAGGGGAAATTGCCTCCATTAAACATCCTCATAAAAGCTTCTCTCTCACTTGGTGTGTGTATTCACATTTCTTTGTGTATTGACATTTCTTTCTCCTAATATTGTTTCTATACACACACCCCAACAACATAGAAATGGAGAgaagagaggagagaaagaaagataTCTAGGCCTCACAAGGATGACAGAAATCCAGTTTATTTCCCAGATTATCCACTGTCACTCTTAATCTCTTTTTGATAGATCTTTTACTTTGTGTCATACAAAATTGAAAATCAGAACACAAGTGAGAGATATAAATACAGAAAAACATGCATAAGTGGAGCAAACAATCAGATCTTTAAACTGCATATATCTTGATATTCATTATGAGGAAATGACCAAAACTTGAAACTTTCAGGGTCTCACATGTAAAGTTTTCCACCTCCGCCGTATCTTTCCCAGTTCTGTCCTCTCCTTATCCCCTCCACCATAATAGCATCCAGAGAATGCAAGCATATCAGGCTCAAACCTGTAAACAATACACTATAAGCAAAAATTTTGTTCTCTAGAATTCCCAAATTGCAGCAAAGCATTTCCTCCCATCAAAAGTGAACATGTCAGCGGAAAAAGAGAATACATCAACTAAATTATCATGGGAATTTGAGCCAGTCATCTCATATGTGATAGGAAAACTATCAAGGACTACATTCTTCCTACAAAATCATCATATGTTACAAACAAACATAACATTTCATTTCAGCTTAGGAGCATCTGTGAACAGTGATTGCTATTAGACAAACTCTTTAGTTTACTGAAGGGTGATACGTGCAATAAAACACACACAGAAAAATGCCCAGGAGTTGCATTGATTCTTCAGCCATAAGGAAATGGAGGACGAAAGGAAAAGACaaagaaataaaataagaaaCAGAAAATCATTAAATCAAGTGGGATCTTATGACTAACCTTAAGTGAAGGGCAATATAATGCTTGCTACTCATCCTCATCCGCTGTACCAATTTCTCACCCATTTCAAGTATAGGGTCAGCAAACTTCAGGGCATGATAATTGACCCTGCATCTAAGCTTTTGCAAATCTGTATCCAGCTTATTAGCAAGTCGATAGTCAAACTTGCTGATCTGTACAGCCTGTCACAAGAAGCAGACTGCTAATACAGGTCTGAGATATCAATAATAAACAACACTAATAGACAGCATACAGGAAGGAACAATCCCCTGTTCCCTGCAAGCAGGAATAAACTAGATACTTCCTGTTATTTGAAATAGAGGACTGGTTTTCCACTTACTGTACAGGCAATTGTATTTTTTGGGTTAAGACCCAAAATAAACATATTAGATTTAGTGAAGCCTCGGGGCCTAGTTCTCTTGAAAAACAATTTTCAAACATTTAAGGCTGATAAACTTGAGAAAATATACTAACAATAATCTCCTCAACCTCCACTCTAAAAGAGTTAATAACAAAATCTGGATACTTAAAAGATAATTCCTGATGGAAAGCTTTTCTCATGCATCCAAATGTTACTAATCCTATTGTCTTAACATCCTAACCACTTACCAGCTGTACAAAGTATTGAACTTGGACATAACATATAACAAATCCTTCTGTTAAGTGTGCATTTTTGCAGTACCTTTTTGGTACCAGCTTTAATAAAATATCATTatcttatcaaaaaaaaaaaaaaatccttcccCTAAGCCTTGAGCATAAATGAGTTTTACTACTCATAACCAGGCTAATTCACGATTCTTCAAAAACTTTAAAACATTTGCATTGCTTGCATTTGAATCAATGATCACTTTACCAAAGTATCAATAAAAAGTAAAATTTGGCAAGAAGTTTGAGGCAGTACACAAGTATGACTCAACTCCTTATTCCAGTAAGTTTTAGAAGTCCAGTTACAAGTTACAACAACTGAAAAGGATGCAAAAATTTTCGGAATCTTATAGGGTTCATAGTAAAACTCCTGAGATTGAATGTAAATACtccaaaaaagtaacgagcaacAACTCAAAGTACAATAAAGAATTAACAAAAGTGTGCTTCTcagatatgttttttttttcatccacAAATTACTAAGAAATATAAGTGTCTTGAAACTCACATGTTTTTTCATGAGTACAGGCAATACACGATTTATATAGCATCTCTCATTGCACTTTCTAGGAACACGCATTCTATATGGCGCCCATATCTGCCCTCTTCTAAGCGGAAGGTCTTTTATAATTGAAACATCTGTTGTTAGATGTTTTATAAACCAATCAACATCAAATATATCAGAGAAGTCACTGCAAGAGAAAAGGAGAGCATTTCACTTTCACAGTTACATGCAGGATCCTTAGCATTTTAAATGTACATATATTCAGTGATGGTTGGAGAAACCAATATGCaagaaaatatatcattcttcTAATACTCACCTAGAATCTTTCCAGAAAGACGTCTTGTCCAACTTTGGAACAACAAGAGTAGCATTTAAAATGCGAGCAGCAACAACAGCATCAGTTATCTGCCATAAAGATGGGCCAGCTTACACTGTTAACAATTGAAGATTCAACACTTTCACATCGTTCTTGTAGTTTGGTTCCAGCAGAAAGCTAAAGAAGACAGATGATAACAGAAAGGAGTGCCAACTCAAAGGGCCGTATATTCGGAAAAACATAGAATTATCAGAATCATTTTACATATAGAGGAGCCAATTGCCTACTTTATAAGCATCTTGGACCTTAGACTCATCAGGCATGAATACAAATAATTCTTGTAGGGAGTATTTGACAACCTATATTAGCATGAACTGGTAATTCATAAGTGCATCTTCTGTAGCCAATTTAACTTAAAGTGCAAACACCTATAGCTCGCTTATCAAATCCCAAAACATGATTATGCAGACATATTTTCCATAACTGGATATGAAATTTGTCCAGGAGATTCATAATCATTACTTCTCTTTCACATCAAATTAGGTGCATCTTGAAGTGCTAAAGAATCAATGATCAATCAACCGATCAGCTATAACTCAGTCCCAAATTAGTTGCAGTCGTTTACAAATCAAGGATATCTTGCAAAaactaaacatttacaacaacattGATAAGACAGAAAGCCAAAAACTGCATATAAAATTCAGCAACACTCGAACGACTATTAGATGTTGTGCCCCACCAGCTGAACAAAGCCTCCACTTACTGGTATAGAAAACCTCATAATACATGGAAATTGTTCACTGTGAAATCTAATGCCTTAAATTGTCACTATGTGCTTGTGTttataacaataccaacaactatGTCCTAATACCAAACTAGTTGAGTTGGCTAAAAGAGTCTTCTATATCCATCCAGCTTCATTTGGACCTCTTTATTACAATACCCATCCCAACCCTATTAAGGGTGCTGATTTTTCAACCCAGGTTCCAATGTAGCTGTATCCAGAAAAGCACATCCGAAGGCATTTTTATGATGACATTCCTCATAAATAGACTAGTTTTACTATTACATACCTAAAGCAACCTTATTCCTTTATTCGGACTTGCATGTGCATTAACTATCTAGAATTAGAAAAAACAAGTTCATTTGAACTACCCCACAAAATATAACAATCACTAAAACAACTACCTTATTCGTCTACTGgtgttaaaaaaatttaaaaaattaaattaaattaaaaaaaaaaaaaaaaaaaaaagagtttcttGTTTAGGATCTCATTCTTGTTAGTCAACAAATTAAAAGACAAATCAGATTTGAAAAACCAAATCTGGAAATATTTTCTTACACCAGTTCTCTGTTGGTTAAGACCTCCACTGGTCACAATCAACAAGTATCGATTTGGATGTGTGATGGCTTCGGCTTCTGCGATTTGAAACAGTAAAAATACATAATCAGACTTTCAATGATCAAATTAAACTTTAATAATAATTCctttaatatacataaaacaCACTATAACCAGCTGATTAATTTTTCCCAAAAATGGAAAATGAATGCTACAAAACAAGATGAGTGTTTTTAGAGTTTACGCACTTGCGAATTTACTGCTGGCATTACTGCATCCATAGAAGAACTTCGAATTTCTAGAACTCCAGAGATCACGATTATGAACTCCTCCTCCACTGATCTAGAACTCAACAATCAATGCACCACATTAGAAACCTTAGATCTAATCAAATTACAACGAAACCATAAGATTCAGATCAAATCCTAACCCGAAGACGAAATGTAGGAACTCCAATCTCATTAACACCACCTTTGCCTCCCTACAAATAACAAATCATATATGAATCAATCGATTAACTACACATCAATCAAAAACTAGTTGGAATCAGCTAACAGGATTAATTCCTCTGCTACATAATTTGACTTTTAACGTTATTATGAAAATGATATGCAACTATTAGGGAAACATCATTTGCTCGTAAGCGTGAATGATTAACAAATAATGTAATTAAATTAACAATTTATTATACGAATCAATCAATTAACTACACCTCAATCTGAAACTAGTAGGAATCAGCTAAGCAGATTCATTCCTATACTACATAATTTGACATTTAACGTCCCGAAAATGATATGCAGCTATTAGGGAAATAGCATTAGATCACGATTATGAACTCCTGCACTGATATAGAACTCAACAATCAGTGCAGAAGTTCATAATCGTGATCAAATGCTATTAGATTTAGATCCAATCAAATTACAAGGAAACCAATAAGATTCAGATTAAATCCTAACTTTCCTACTCTACAATTAGCAAATaatataattaaattaacacTTCATTGTACATCAATTAATCAATCAAAAACTAGTAGGATTCATTCCTCTACTACATAATTTGACTTCTAATGTTATTACGAAAATGATATGCAACTATGCGGAAAATACAAATAAATAACACTTTATCGTATATAAATCAATCAACTAACTACACCTCATTAAAAAACTAGCAGGATTCATTCGTCAACTACATAAATTTAAGTTTTAACATTATCATGAAAATGATAAATAGCTATTAGGTTCAATATTTGCAAATAAGCGTGATTGATGTACGTACTGAGGAATCAACACTTTATCGTATATGAATCAACCAATTAACTAAATCTCAATTAAAAAAACCACTACGATTCATTCCTCAATTACacaatttgaatttttttaacGTTATTTTGAAAATGATATGCAGCTATTCGGAAAATTACAAATAACAAATAATGTAACCAAATTAACACTTAATCCTATATAaatcaatcaattaattaaatATCATTGAATAAGCTAGTAGGATCCATTCCTCTACTACATAATTTAACTATCAATGTTAttatatgaaaaatgaaatgcaGCTATTAAGTAAATATCATTTGCAAATTAGCTCGATTAATTAACATACCGAGGAATCTATCAGAATCAATCAAAAACTAGTAGGATTCAGTCCTCTACGACATAATTTGACATTTATCAttattatgaaaaatgaaatgcaGCTATTAAGtaaatattatttgcaaattaGCTCGACTGATTAACGTACCGAGGAATCCATAAGAATCAATCAATTAACTAAatctcatttaaaaaaaaaaaaaaaactagcagGATCCATTCCTCTACTAACATAATTTGACATTTAATCTTATTATGAAAATAATATGCAGCTATTCGGAAACATACAAATAAATAAACACTTTATCGTATATGAATCAATCAATTAACTAaatctcaataaaaaaaaaaaatagcaggaTCCATTCCTCTACTAACATAATTTGACATTTAATGttattatcaaaataataagcAGCTATTCAGAAAATTACAAATAAATAAACACTTTATCGTATATAAGCGTGATTGATTAACTAAATCTCAATTAAAAATTTGATATTAACGTTATTATGAAATCTCAAtcaattagttagttaattgtgaTTAATTAACGTACCGAGAAATGTCGTAAGtgattattatcatcatcattaggAGATGGTGCAAGGAATAATAGGAAGAAAAATAGGAATAGAATAGCGAAAATTGCGGGTAATAGAAACCGGGTACGGCTGTGATAGTGGTGGCGCCGCCGTGGAATAGCCATACTACGGCGGCGATGATTAGGAGAGGGGTATTATAGGGAATACAGATTTGTTactgtattattattattctttctTCTTTTAGGTGAGAGAGGATTTTGGGGTTTTAGACCACCCCATAACAGACAAGAGGATTTGCATTGTAGGAAACGCTTGGTCTGCTCTTTTCTGTTTTTAGCTTTTGGACACATCAGTAGTATTTAtaatataatttatatattttaaaaaggagTATTATAAGTCTATATAATTTTCTGTTTGATTTTTCAAATTGGTCAATTttgaaacaaattgaaacggaggcaGTATTAGTTTTGGATTTCCGATTAATAGTCTGTTTGACCAAGCTTATTTTTTCtctaaaagtacttattttttcaataagtgcttatttaaaaaaaaagtgaggtgtttgaccaagtttttgagagaaaataagtgcttttggagaGTAGGAGAAGCAGTTTTTCATAAgctaaaaaatagtttttgcccaaaagcacttttttgaaaagtacttttgagaaaaatacacatagaagcactttttaaaagtttggtcaaacactaattgctactcaaaagtactttttaaattaattgactaAATACAagctgcttttagccaaaagcaCTTTTCAAATAGGCTATAATTCAGATTTGGGGATTTAGATCCGAGATTTTTATA
Coding sequences within it:
- the LOC132604183 gene encoding O-fucosyltransferase 16-like isoform X1 encodes the protein MAIPRRRHHYHSRTRFLLPAIFAILFLFFFLLFLAPSPNDDDNNHLRHFSGGKGGVNEIGVPTFRLRISGGGVHNRDLWSSRNSKFFYGCSNASSKFAKAEAITHPNRYLLIVTSGGLNQQRTGITDAVVAARILNATLVVPKLDKTSFWKDSSDFSDIFDVDWFIKHLTTDVSIIKDLPLRRGQIWAPYRMRVPRKCNERCYINRVLPVLMKKHAVQISKFDYRLANKLDTDLQKLRCRVNYHALKFADPILEMGEKLVQRMRMSSKHYIALHLRFEPDMLAFSGCYYGGGDKERTELGKIRRRWKTLHSSNPDKARRQGRCPLTPEEVGLMLRGLGYGKDVHIYVASGEVYGGEETLAPLKALFPKFYSKDTIASKEELEPFSAYSSRMAALDFIVCDESDVFVTNNNGNMAKILAGRRRYFGHKPTIRPNAKKLNRVFLNRNNMTREEFSSRVRTFQRGFMGEPKEVRPGRGEFHENPSSCICEDSEAEKKMDWGRQKIGKGNVAKKKDRDDMKKDIEAVVHDENVDDEPEMADPEDEDDEDSPPGEVSLSRSQVEASSNGTSTDYDPFMSEETELDELLSD